The window CGCATGGCCAGGGTCTGAACTCCATTACGGCAATGGCCAGGATCGCTTTGGGAAGGCCGCTGGCAAGAAGGACGGCGCAGACGCCTAGCAGAACTAGGCGCAAGTCGTTCGACGTAGCCAGCGGCCTTCCCAAAGCGACCGCTACGCGGCGAGGTGGATTTGCCGCGGGAGAGCGTTGCTCGTCGGTCACGATGGAAAACCATCGCTCCCTCCTCGCGCCTCCTCCCGCGGCAAATCGACCTCGTCATGGCCGTTGCCGTAATGGAGTTCAGACCCTATCTCCCCCTCATATCGTTCTGCCGACGGGCTTCGCAATCGCCCGTGGGCTCATAATCTATTGGAGCATCATGGACCGCGACGCCCGCATCAAGCGCCTGCAATTCCGCGCCTGGCATCGCGGGACGCGCGAAGCCGATTACATGATGGGCTGCTATTTCGATCGGCTCCACCAGGGTTGGGACGAAGAATCGCTTAGCTGGTTCGAAGCGCTGCTGGGTCAGGAGGATCCCGACATCCTCGGCTGGGCGATGGGATCGATCCCGGTGCCGCCCGAATGGCAGGGGCCGATGATGGAGCGGATGCAGCGGCTGGATTACATCAAGATCAACTGACCTGAAGAATGACCGACCTCCAGCGCATCCTCAAAGCCTCCGACCCGCTGACGCTCGCGCGAGCGCCGGCAGGGTTCCAGCCGTGGCTGCTCGCCGATCTGGCGCGCGCGGCGGCGACAAACGGCGGCCGCGTAATCTTCGTCGCGGCGGACGATCAGGCGATGCATGCGGTGGCCGATGCGGCGAGTTACTTCGCGCCCGAACTGTCGGTGCTGCACCTGCCGGCATGGGACTGCCTGCCGTATGATCGGGCCAGCCCCGCGCTGAAAGCGACGACCGATCGGCTCGCCGCGCTCCACGCCTTGCAATCCAAGCCCAAGGGACCAGTGCTGATCGCGACGACGATCAACGCCGTCACCCAGCGCACCCTAACCCCCTTCCGCATCCGCCAGCTGGTCGCACGGTTAGCGCCCGGCGAGCGGATCGATCGCGACAAGCTGGCGGCGCTGCTGCAGGCGAACGGCTATGTCCGCGCGGACACCGTTACCGATCCGGGCGAATATGCGGTGCGCGGCGGGCTGGTCGATCTCTATCCGTCGGGCGAACCCGCCGCGTTGCGCCTCGATTTCTTCGGCGACGAGATCGAAAGCGTCCGCCAGTTTGACCCCGCCGATCAGCGCACGATCGGCCGCATCGACGGCTTCACCCTGCTCCCCGCCTCCGAAGCGTTACTCGACGAAGAGACAATCAAGCGTTTCCGTGGCCGCTATCGCGAACGCTTCGGCGCGACTGCGACCGGCGATCCGCTCTATCAGGCGGTGTCCGAAGGCCGCCGCCTCGCGGGCATGGACCATTGGCTCCCGCTGTTCGAGGATCGGCTGACCACCATCTTCGATCACCTCGCGCCTGAAGACCTCGTCATCCGCGAAGGCGGCAGCGTGAAGGCGGCCGAGGATCGGTTCGAGGCGATCACCGATTATCATGCCAATCGCGTGCGGGCGCAGTCGAAGGAGCCGGGCAGCTATCGCCCGCTCGATCCCAACGAACTCTATCTGACCTCGGCCGAATGGGAAGCCGCGGTCGCGGACAAGCCCGTCCACCTCGTCACCTCGTTCGACGAACCGGAGAGCGACCGCGTCATCGACATGGCGGCCGAAGCTGCACGCGACTTCGCACCAGAACGCCAGCAGGGCGTCAACATCTACGACGCGGTCGTCGAGCATGTGGAACAGCTGGGCAAGGCGAAGAAGAAGGTCGTCCTCGCCAGCTATTCGATCGGCGCGCGCGAACGCTTTGCGGGGCTGCTCAAGGATCACGGCCTCGATCGCGTGCCCTTCGCCGACAATTGGCAGGAGGCGCTGGGCCTCGCCAATGGTGGCGGCGCGGCCTTGGTCGTGGTGCCGCTCGATCACGGCTTCACCAGCGGCGATGTCGCGCTGCTCACCGAGCAGGACATGCTCGGCGACCGCCTCGTCCGGCGGCAGAAGCGCAAGAAATCGGCCGACGCCTTCCTGCAGGAACTGGCCACGCTCAGCCCCGGCGACCTTGTCGTCCACATGGAACACGGCATCGGCCGCTATGAGGGGCTGACGTCGATCCCGGTCAGCAAGGCGCCGCACGACTGCGTCGCGCTGACCTATGCCGGCGGCGACAAGCTCTACGTCCCCGTCGAAAGCCTCGACGTACTCAGCCGCTATGGCGCGGAGAGCGAGGGCGTCGCGCTCGACAAACTCGGCGGCGTCGCGTGGCAGCAGCGCCGCGCGCGGATGAAGGAGCGGATCCGCGAAATTGCGGGCGAGCTGATCAAGACCGCCGCCGAACGCGCGCTCCGCCCCGCCGAAGTCGCACAGCCCGAGCAGGAGTATAACGAGTTCGTCGATCGCTTCCCCTATCAGGAGACCGACGATCAGGATCGCGCGATCGCCGACGTGATCGACGATCTGGGTTCGGGTACGCCGATGGACCGCCTCGTCTGCGGCGACGTGGGCTTCGGCAAGACCGAGGTTGCCTTGCGCGCCGCCTTCGTCGCGGCAATGGCGGGGATGCAGGTGGCGATCGTGTGCCCGACCACGCTGCTCGCGCGGCAGCATCACCAGAATTTCGTCGATCGCTTCCGCGGCTTCCCGGTCAATGTCGGCCGCCTCAGCCGCCTTGTCCCCGCCGGTGAGGCGAAGCAGGTCAAGGACGGGCTCTCATCGGGCACGATCGACATCGTCGTGGGCACCCACGCGCTGCTCGCCAAGGGGATCGAGTTCAAGCGGCTCGGCCTCGTCATCGTCGATGAGGAACAGCGTTTCGGCGTGACCCACAAGGAACGGCTGAAGGCGCTCAAGACCGACGTCCACATGCTGACGCTGACCGCGACGCCGATCCCGCGCACGCTCCAGATGGCGATGTCGGGCCTGCGCGAATTGTCGGTGATCCAGACCCCGCCGGTCGATCGCCTGGCCGTGCGTACCTATGTGGCGCCTTGGGATGGCGTGGTGGTGCGCGAGGCGCTGTTGCGCGAACATTATCGCGGCGGGCAGAGCTTCCTCGTCACTCCGCGCGTCAAGGATCTGCCCGATCTCGAGGACTATCTCCGCAAGGAAGTGCCCGAGGTGAAGTACGTCATCGCGCACGGCCAGATGGCGCCGAGCGAGGTCGAGGAACGGATGTCGGCCTTCTACGACAAGAAGTTCGACGTGCTGGTATCGACCACGATCGTCGAAAGCGGGCTCGACATCCCGTCCGCCAACACCCTGATCGTTAATCGCGCGGATAAATTCGGCCTGGCGCAGCTATACCAGCTGCGCGGGCGCGTCGGCCGATCAAAGACGCGCGCCTACGCTTACCTGACGACCAGCGACCGGCGGATCACGGACACGGCCGAGAAGCGGCTGCACATCCTCCAGAATCTCGACACTTTGGGCGCCGGCTTCCAGCTGGCGACCCACGATCTCGACATTCGTGGTGCTGGCAATCTGCTGGGCGACGAGCAATCGGGCCATATCAAGGAAGTCGGCTTCGAACTCTACCAGTCGATGCTGGAGGAGGCGATCCTGGAGGCCAAGGCCGGCGGCCTGGCCGAGGAGAAGCGCGAGGCGTTCACCCCGCAGATCACCGTCGACGCGCCGATCCTGATCCCCGACGATTATGTGCCCGATCTCGATCTGCGCATGGGCCTCTATCGCCGCATGAACGAGGCCGAGAACAGGCAGGAGATCGAGGCCTTCGCCGCCGAGATGATCGACCGTTTCGGCCCGCTGCCCGAACCGACGCAGAACCTGCTGAGCGTGATCGAGGCCAAGCTCAACTGCCGCAAGGCGTGCGTTGCGAAGCTCGACGTCGGCCCGCGCGGCGCGCTCGTCACCTTCCACAACGACAATTTCCCCGATCTGCCGGGACTGCTCGCCTATGTCGACCGGCTGAAGGAGGTCGCCAGGCTGCGTCCTGACAGCAAGCTCGTCATCAACCGCGGCTGGCCGGACCCCAAGGCCCGCCTCCACGGCGCGCTGCAGCTGTCGCGCGGATTGGCGAAGATCCTTTCCTAGATCCTCCCCGGCAGGGGGAGGTGGCGCCGAAGGCGACGGAGGGGGCTGGCCACAGGCGAAACCGCCCAGCCTCTCGCCCCCTCCACCGCTTCGCGGTCCCCCTCCCCGTGCCGGGGAGGATCGGTGCAGAAAAGTTTCCTATAGGAAACTTTCCAACACGCCTCACGCCGCCGTCGTCAGGAAACCCGGAAAGCTCGTCGTCAGATAATCGAGGAAGGCGGGGCTGACGCCCTCGCCCGGCATGCGCGTGCGGTCGATCGGGGGTGGGTCCATCGCGAAGGCGCGGTTGGTGTCGACGCGATCGGCGAAATCGTGGTTCACGATCGCCGCGCGACCGATCAGCACGAAATCCGATCCCGCATCGAGGCACGCCTGCGCAGCTGCGCCCGACCGCACCTGCCCGGCCACGCCGATCGCGGTGTTGTGGCGATCGAAGTCTAGGAACCAGCTGAGCAGCGGGCGACCCTTGAACGCCTCCTCCTCGGGATCCTTGAACGCATCCCACAGCGACATGTCGATATAATCGAGCTGATCCTCTGCGCAGAGCTGTTCGCACAGCGTGCGCACCTCGGCCATCTGCATCCCCATCCGCTCGGCCGACAGGCGCAGGCCCAGCGTGAAGTGATCGCCGCAGCGCGCGCGAACTCCCGCGATGATCTCCCGGATGATGCGCGCGCGGTTCTCCAGAGAGCCGCCATAACGATCCTCGCGCCGGTTCATCTCGGCGCTCAGGAAGGCGCACAGGATGTAGGTATGTGCGCCGTGCAGCTCGACGCCGTCGAAGCCCGCCTGCTGCGCCCGCTCGGCCGCGCGGACGAACGCCTCGACCATCGCCTCGACCTCGTCGATCGTCATCGCCCGCGCACCGCTGACCGCGTCCTCCGACGGCCCGATCGGCTGTTCGCCGGTCAGCCCCGCATTGGTCCGCAGGCCGGCGTGATACAGCTGCACATAGGCCAGCGCCCCATCGGTCTTGATCGCGCTCGCCAGCCGCGTGAGGCCCGGCAGGCACTTGTCGTCATGGATGCCCAGCTGCCCCTGAAAGCCCTTGCCGTTCCACAGGACGAAGGCGGCCGCCGTCATCACCGCGCCGAAACCGCCCTTTGCGCGCATGACGAGCCAGTCATGCTCCTCCTGCGACAAAGTGCCGTCCTCATGGCTTTGCCAGTTGGTGAGCGGTGCCAGCATGAAGCGGTTTTTCATCGCGGTGCCCCGCGTGAAGCGCAGCGGCGCGAACAGATCCGACATCCCAATCTCCCTTTTGCCCATTTCAAGCAGCGGGCGGGAGAAAGGTCAATTTCAGGCGGCCGGGGACGCCTCCGAACGCTCGCCCTGGAGCAGGCCGATCAGCGCCTCACTGTCGACGGCGCGCGAACACAGGAAGCCCTGATAATAATTGCAGCCCTCGCGTGCGAGCAGGCCCAATTGGGCAGTCGTCTCCACACCCTCCGCGACGACCGCGAGGCCCAGCGAACGCGCCATATCGATCACGCCGCGCACCACGATGCGATCGCGGGTCGACCCCGAAATGTCAGCGGCGAGCGCCTTGTCGATCTTGAGATAATCGAGCGGCAAGGCCTTGAGATAAGCGAGGCTCGAATAGCCCGTGCCGAAATCGTCGATCGCGACGCGCAGCCCGGCGCCGCGCAGATCGCTGAGGATCACCGCCGCGTTCGACAGATCTTCGATCAGCCCGCTTTCGGTGACTTCGACGGTCAGCCGCTGGCGCGGGAAGCCGACCGCGTCGACGCGCGCGAGGAATTCGGCGACAAAATTGGGCGACGTGATGTCCGACGCGGTAACGTTCAGCGACAGGCGCAGATGCGACAGCCCCAGCGGCCATCGCGCCGCCAGTTCGAGCGCGCGACGCTGCACATGCGCCGAAAGCTGGGTCACATAGTCCGATCGCGCGGCCGCATCGAACAGGGTCTCCGCACCCAGTTCGCCAAGCGTCGGATGCCGCCAGCGCGCCAGCGCCTCGACCCCCACGATCTCGCCAGTGCCGATCTTGACCTGCGGCTGGAACAGCACGTCGATCTCGCGATCGTGCAGCGCGCGGCGAAGGTCGATCTCCAGCTGGCTGCGGCGATGCGACTCCGCTTCCTGGCTGGCATCGAGCATATGGACGCCCTGATCGCCATGCTTGGCCGCTGCGAGCGCCGCGCCCGCACGCTGGAACAGCGAAGCGACCGGCTCGCTCCGATCGGGCTCCGCCGCCGCCACGCCGACGCGACAGCTGAGCGGGATCAGCCGCTCGGCCGAGACAAAGGGACGGCATACCGCGTCCACCAACCGCTGCGCGATCAGTTCGGCCTTTTCGGGCGCCAGCGACGATCCGATCGCGATCGCGAATTCCGAACCGGCGGTGCGCGCGATCAGCACGCGCTCCTGCCCCGCCTGCCCCATGATCCGCTCGATCCGCTTGGCGACGCCCTGCAGCACCGCATCGCCCGCCACGCGCCCAAAGGCGGCGTTGACCAGCCCGAAGCGGCTGATGCCCAGCAGCATCAAGGTCGCGCGCGGCTCCGGCCCCTCGCCGTTCGTCAGGCGTTCGGCCAGGAAGGCGCGCACCGTATCGGCATTGGCGAGACCGGTCAGCGGATCACTGGGCCCGGCCGGCACCTCGCCCTCGCCGCGCGATCCCTCGACCCAGCCGATCACGACGCCGCGATCGTCATCGAAATGGATATGGTGCGCCAGCCGCTCGCCGCGCCCGCCCACGCCATGCGCGAAGGCGCCCGCGCGGCCATTGGCCAGCAACTTGCTGAGCGCCTCGTTCGCCGCGCGCCGCCCCGCCTTGTCGATCCCGGCCAGCAGGCGCCAGATATGCACATCACGCTCGGCCAGCCCGATCCGCTCGGCAAAGGCCGAACTCAGCTGCACCGATCGATCGCCGGGCCGCCATGTCCAGGCTTCGGTTTCCGCCAGCCGCAGCCGCGCCCGTTCGGATGCCGATTTGCCGCCGCCTGCCACCCGCTCGACGAAGCGATCGGTCATGCGCAGCATGTTGACGAGCGCGTCCTGCCCGAACGGGCTGATCAGATAATGGGTAACGCCCGCCTCGATGAAGCGATCGAGCACGGCAAGATCGCCCTGTGATATGAGCACCAGCAGCGCCGAACCGGTCGACGCGATCGGCAGCGACAGCGCCTCGCACGCCGCCAGCCCTTCGCGCGGGGCGCCACGCGCATCGACCACGGCGATCGCGGCACCCGATCCGATGAAGCGGCGTTCGATCATGTCCGGACGACGGGCGGCGACGACCGAGCGGCCCGATTTGCGGATCAGCGCGGCCAATTCGTCACGTTGCCGGAACGATAACAGGAAAAGCGGCAGAAATCCGCCACCGGCCACTTCGTCGGCCGTCCCGTTAAGCCCAGCGACATTCACCATCGGTTCAGCGTTTACCTTGAAGTGAAGCCTCGGCCAATCGCAAAGCTTCGGCAATGTAAGTAATATGGATAAGCTTTAGGACGATGGCCGCCCCCTTGCGGGGATGGCCCCGAACGAATAGCTCTCCAGCATGGAAATGCGTCCCGTCACGGCGTCTCCGCGACTGACCGACCGACTCGGCCGGCGGATCAGCTATCTGCGCCTGTCCGTGACCGATCGATGCGATCTGCGCTGCCGCTATTGCATGGCGGAAGATATGCGCTTCCTGCCCAATGGCGATCTGCTGACGATCGACGAACTGGCGACTTTGTCCGAAGCCTTCATCCGCCGCGGGGTCCGCAAGATCCGGCTGACGGGCGGCGAGCCGCTGGTCCGGCGCGGGATCGATGATCTGGCGCGTGCGATCGGCCGCCATATCGGCCACGGCCTCGACGAACTGACGATCACCACCAACGGCACCCTGCTCGATAGCCATGCCGAGGCGCTGGCGGCGGCGGGGGTGCGGCGGATCAACGTCAGCCTCGACAGCCGCGATCCGGAACGTTTCCGCACGATCACGCGCCGGGGCGATCTGGCCGATGTCCTGCGCGGCCTCGACGCCGCCAAAGCCGCCGGCCTTGCGATCAAGATCAACATGGTCGCGCTGAAGGGCGTGAACGAGGACGAGATCGAACCCATGCTGCGCTGGTGCGCCGAACAGGGTTTCGACATGACCCTGATCGAAACGATGCCGCTGGGTGAGGTCGACGAGGATCGCGTCGACCGTTTCCTGCCGCTCGATCATGTCCGCACGGATCTGGAGAGCCGCTACACGCTCGCCCCGCTCGCGCACCGCACCGGCGGGCCGGCGCGCTATTCGCAGGTCGAGGAACTGGGCGTGCGGATCGGCTTCATCACCCCGATGACGGCCAATTTCTGCGACGGCTGCAATCGCGTGCGCGTGACCGCCGCTGGCGAGATATTCCCCTGCCTGGGCCATGAGGACGCGATCGACCTGCGCGCAGCGCTGCGATCCGGACAGGCTGAGGCGATCGACGCCGCGCTCGACGAGGCGATGGCGATCAAGCCCGAGCGCCACCATTTCCGTATCGCCGAACGCAGCGCGGCCCCCACGGTGCGCCGCCATATGAGCGTGACCGGCGGATGACCCCTTTCGAGAGCCATATAATATGACCGACCGCCGGATGGCGCTCGTCGCCTCCCCCACGCCGCAGGCGAAGGCTGCGGCCGATGCCCTGCGCGAGCTTTACGAATGGCACCCGATCGATCGGGCCGAACTGGTCGTGGCGCTGGGCGGTGACGGCTTTCTGCTGCGCACGCTCCATTCGATGCTCGATCGGCACCGCGTGCTTCCCGTGTTCGGCATGAACCTAGGCACCGTCGGCTTCCTGATGAACGAATGGAAGCCCGACCTGCTGGAACTGCGCCTGCAGCATGCCAAGACGATCACCGTCCTGCCGCTGCGCATGGATGCGGTGACGATGGACGGCGAACAGATATCGATCCCCGCGATCAACGAAGTGTCGCTGCTGCGCGAAACCCGCGAAACCGCGAAGCTCGAGGTGATGGTCGACGGCCGCGTCGTCCTGCCCGAACTGGTATGCGACGGCGTGCTGGTCGCCACCCCCGCCGGATCGACCGCCTATAACCTGTCGGCGCAGGGGCCGATCCTGCCGCTCGATTCCTCGCTGCTCGCGCTCACCCCGATCAGCCCGTTCCGCCCACGCCGCTGGCGCGGGGCAATTCTGCCGAATCGTACCAAGGTGACGTTCCGCGTGCTCGATTCGGGCAAAAGATCGGTCAGCGCGGTCGCCGATCAGCACGAAGTACGCGACGTTGAAAGCGTGACGATCTCGATCGACCGCACCAGCCCGCTGACGCTGCTTTTCGACCCCGAACACGCGCTCGACGACCGCATCGCGGCCGAGCAGTTTGCGACATAAAAAATACGCAAACAGACGGGTTGCAACTTTCCGCAACCCGCTGCTATAGGCGCGCCTCGCCTTCGGGCGGTACCGGCATTCCCTGATAGCTCAGCGGTAGAGCAATCGACTGTTAATCGATCGGTCGTAGGTTCGAATCCTACTCAGGGAGCCACCGGACATCTTCTGAAAGACCGAAGAACCACGGCTTTGCTGCGAAGCAGGCCAAATGCTCGGTGCGTCCAGACCCAATGACCGTCACCCAACTTCAGGCTCTGCTGATCACGCGGCTGGTCCGTGCGCATGGCGGCGAAGCGCGCATCTGGCGCCAGGCGCTTGGGCCGATCCGGCACTATGATGTCGCCACGCATCCGCACTGCAACTGGATGGTCGCGCCATCGGGTTCGGCCCGTCAGAACAGCGCCATCGAGGAATTGTGCGACAGCGTGCGCGCCGAGCATCCGATCGTGATGCGCTGAAGCCTATTCCGGGCAGGGATAAGCGCGTTGCAGCGCGTAGATCGACAGGCTCGATGCCGTCATGTGCCGCTCGGCCGGCACGCTTGCGATGAAGCCGCTGACGGCGCCGACAATCTGATCCATCGTCGCGTTTTCGGGGATGCAGAGCAGAGCCCCGCCTGCCGACTGCGCGATCGTCGTGGTCGCATCGATCACGCCGTGCACATAAGCCTCACATCGCGCCCGGCGACTGTCCTTGGCCTGACAATCGTCCAGCAACGCGCCGCCCGTCAGGACGATCGCCCCCAATACCCCAGTTATCATTGCAATCCCCCTCGACCAACGACTTGGCCGAAGCCTTCTTAAGCTTCGATGCACTTTCGCACATTTCGTGCGCCCGATGCCCGTTCAACATGATGGTAATTTGTTGACGAACCCCTAGAAGCGCCGCGTGTCTTTCCGCCTGCGTCCCATCCTGTTCACCTCGCTGCTTCTGATCGCGTCGCCGGCGGCGGCGCGGCTGGAGGACGAACAGTTCTGGCTGCAGATCAACAGCACGGTGCCGGTGAACGATCAGTTTCGGGTCACGCTGGAACAGATCGGCCGCATCGGCGATCGGCAGAATGGCCTTTACGAGACCGAAGTCGGCGTCCTGTTCCGATACCGGCTGTCGAAGCATATCGAGCTTGGCGGCGGCTATCGCCACGTCAACGCGTTCAACGGCAACCGCGCGTCCGACGAGGATCGTTTCCGTCAGCACATCATCGGCACATGGGGGCCGGTGCTGGTCCGTTTTCGCGTGGACGATCGCCTCAATCCGCGCGGGAACGAGATCGGCTTCCGCATCCGCCCGCTCGTCCGCGTCAATCAGAAGCTCAACAATCGCGGGCTTTCGGCCTTCGTGATGCACGAGACCTTCTACCTCGCCAACACAACCGACTGGGGCCAGCGCCGCGGATTCGAGCGGATGCGCAACGCCGTCGGGCTGAACGTGCCCGTCTCGAAGCGGATCAACGCCGATATCGGCTATCTCAACCAATATCGGTTCGCGCGCTTCGGCGCGCAGGCGCAGATGGCCCACGCGCTCAGCATTCAGCTCAACATCAACCTGCCCCGACTGCGCCTGGGCAAATAAGGGTCAGGCCGGTTCGGCCTGCCGCCCGCGCACCAGCCGGCCCGGAAGCGCATCGGTGGGCTGGCCATTCTCCGCAATCACCTGACCCGCGACGATCGTGGCGATGAAGCCATCCGCCGTCTGGTTGAGACGGCGCCCGCCCCCCGGCAGATCCTCGATGATCGTGGGGACGTGCAGCTTCACCGCCGCATGATCGATTACGTTGAGATCGGCCTTGTAGCCCGGCTTGACGAGACCACGATCGAGCAGGCCGGCGACCTTCGCAGGCTTGGCGGCCAGCGCCTGCACCGCCTCGGCGATGCCGATCCGCGTGCCTTCGCGATCACGGGTCCAGTGCTGCAGCATGAAGGTCGGGTAGCTCGCGTCGCAGACCATGCCGTAATGCGCGCCGCCATCGCCCAGGCCCAGCACCATATCCTTGCGGTGCATCAGTTCGCCGACCAGATCGAGCGAGTTGTTGTGGAAATTGCCCATCGCCAGCATCATCATCGCGTGGCCATTATCGTCGAGCAGGCGATCATAGGCCTCATCTTCGGGCGAGACGCCGCGTGCCTTGGCGCGGGCAAGGATGCTGTTCTCACGGCCCGGCTCGTAATCGGCATCCTTGCCGAACGGGAATATCCATTCCCAGTTGCGCGCCTTCTCGGTCAGCGGATGGCCCTGCCCCGGTTCTTCGGAGATGATCTTCGCCTTGACCTCGGGCTTCTTCATCTCGGCGACGCGCTCGGCCAGCGGCAGGTGCGCGATCTTCTGATAGCTGGGGCACAGCACGAATGGGTTGGCGGTGAGTTCGAGGCCGATCACCAGCCCGATCGGGCGCGGATAGATTTGCGCGGTGACATGGCCGCCCGCCGCATTGCTCTTTTCGACCAGCTCGACCGCCTGCGGCCAGATTTGCGGCCCCGAATTGCCGACACCCATCGTGAAGGTGATCGGCAGTTTCTTCTCCTCGGCGATGTCGAAGATCGGCCCGAGGATCTTGGCATAGCCCTCCCGCGGCACGTCCGGCACGAACTGGAGCAGGCCGCCGCCGGCGTCGTTGAGGCCATCGGCGATCGCGGCAATCTCCTCCTCGGCGATGCCGTAGGTCGGGATCGCCTCGCCCTTGCCGGTCTTGTGCATCATCAGGCGCGAGGAGGCGAAGCCGAGCGCGCCGGCCTCCATCGCTTCCTTGGCAAGCGCGCGCATCTTCGCGCGGTCCTCGCTTGTCGAAGGCTCGCGCTCCACGCCGCGCTTGCCCATCACATAGACGCGCAGCGGGCTGTGCGGCAGGAAGGCGGCGACGTCGATATCGCGCTTCCGGCTGTCGAGCGCGTCGAGATATTCGGGGAAGGTTTCCCAGTCCCACGGCAGGCCGGCGGCCATCACCGCGCCGGGAATATCCTCCACCCCCTCCATCACGTCGATCAGGGCATCATGGTCCTGCGGGCGGCACGGCGCGAAGCCGACGCCGCAATTGCCCATGACGACGGTGGTGACACCGTGGCTGGACGACGGGCTCATCCGATCGGACCAGATAGCCTGCCCGTCATAATGCGTATGAATGTCGACGAAGCCGGGCGTGACGAGCTTGCCCTTGGCATCGATCTCGCGCGTGGCCGAACCCTCGACCGTGCCGACAGCAGCGATGCGGCCACCTTCGATCGCGACATCGCCGACGAAGGGCGCGCCGCCCGTCCCGTCCACGATCGTCCCGCCCCGGATCACCAGATCATATGCCATCGCCAACCATCCTCGCTTAATTCGCCTTTTCGACGAACTGTTCGGTTCGGATTATGCGACCCCCAACCTATCGCACGCAAGCGACATTGCTTTTGCGATCGCGCCAAGGCTAGGCGGAGGCATGAACGCATCCTTCCCCTTCGCCGGCCGCCAGATCGGCCTCGACCACCCCATCTTCCTGATCGCCGGCCCCTGCGTGATCGAAAGCGAGGCAATGGCGTTGGCGACAGCTGAGCGGCTGAAAGCCATCGGCGAACGACTGGGCGTGCTGATCGTCTATAAAAGCTCGTTCGACAAAGCGAACCGCAGCGCAGGCTCATCCTTCCGCGGGCCGGGACTCGACGAAGGGCTGCGCATCCTCGCCAAGGTGCGCGCCGAACTGGAGATGCCCGTCCTCACCGACGTGCACGAACCGCATCAGGTGAAGCCGGTCGCCGAGGTCGTCGACATGCTCCAGACCCCCGCCTTCCTCGCGCGCCAGACCGACCTGATCGAGGCCGTCGCGACCTGCGGCAAGCCGGTGAACGTCAAGAAGGGCCAGTTCATGGCGCCGGGCGACATGAAGCACGTCATCGCCAAGGGCCGCGAGGCCGCTGCGACGGCGGGCCTGCCCGATCCGCAGTTGATGGTGTGCGATCGCGGCGCGAGCTTTGGCTACAACAACCTCGTCTCCGACATGCGCGGCCT is drawn from Sphingomonas crocodyli and contains these coding sequences:
- the moaA gene encoding GTP 3',8-cyclase MoaA, with amino-acid sequence MEMRPVTASPRLTDRLGRRISYLRLSVTDRCDLRCRYCMAEDMRFLPNGDLLTIDELATLSEAFIRRGVRKIRLTGGEPLVRRGIDDLARAIGRHIGHGLDELTITTNGTLLDSHAEALAAAGVRRINVSLDSRDPERFRTITRRGDLADVLRGLDAAKAAGLAIKINMVALKGVNEDEIEPMLRWCAEQGFDMTLIETMPLGEVDEDRVDRFLPLDHVRTDLESRYTLAPLAHRTGGPARYSQVEELGVRIGFITPMTANFCDGCNRVRVTAAGEIFPCLGHEDAIDLRAALRSGQAEAIDAALDEAMAIKPERHHFRIAERSAAPTVRRHMSVTGG
- a CDS encoding NAD kinase → MTDRRMALVASPTPQAKAAADALRELYEWHPIDRAELVVALGGDGFLLRTLHSMLDRHRVLPVFGMNLGTVGFLMNEWKPDLLELRLQHAKTITVLPLRMDAVTMDGEQISIPAINEVSLLRETRETAKLEVMVDGRVVLPELVCDGVLVATPAGSTAYNLSAQGPILPLDSSLLALTPISPFRPRRWRGAILPNRTKVTFRVLDSGKRSVSAVADQHEVRDVESVTISIDRTSPLTLLFDPEHALDDRIAAEQFAT
- a CDS encoding Rap1a/Tai family immunity protein is translated as MITGVLGAIVLTGGALLDDCQAKDSRRARCEAYVHGVIDATTTIAQSAGGALLCIPENATMDQIVGAVSGFIASVPAERHMTASSLSIYALQRAYPCPE
- a CDS encoding DUF2490 domain-containing protein, which codes for MSFRLRPILFTSLLLIASPAAARLEDEQFWLQINSTVPVNDQFRVTLEQIGRIGDRQNGLYETEVGVLFRYRLSKHIELGGGYRHVNAFNGNRASDEDRFRQHIIGTWGPVLVRFRVDDRLNPRGNEIGFRIRPLVRVNQKLNNRGLSAFVMHETFYLANTTDWGQRRGFERMRNAVGLNVPVSKRINADIGYLNQYRFARFGAQAQMAHALSIQLNINLPRLRLGK
- a CDS encoding N-acyl-D-amino-acid deacylase family protein, which translates into the protein MAYDLVIRGGTIVDGTGGAPFVGDVAIEGGRIAAVGTVEGSATREIDAKGKLVTPGFVDIHTHYDGQAIWSDRMSPSSSHGVTTVVMGNCGVGFAPCRPQDHDALIDVMEGVEDIPGAVMAAGLPWDWETFPEYLDALDSRKRDIDVAAFLPHSPLRVYVMGKRGVEREPSTSEDRAKMRALAKEAMEAGALGFASSRLMMHKTGKGEAIPTYGIAEEEIAAIADGLNDAGGGLLQFVPDVPREGYAKILGPIFDIAEEKKLPITFTMGVGNSGPQIWPQAVELVEKSNAAGGHVTAQIYPRPIGLVIGLELTANPFVLCPSYQKIAHLPLAERVAEMKKPEVKAKIISEEPGQGHPLTEKARNWEWIFPFGKDADYEPGRENSILARAKARGVSPEDEAYDRLLDDNGHAMMMLAMGNFHNNSLDLVGELMHRKDMVLGLGDGGAHYGMVCDASYPTFMLQHWTRDREGTRIGIAEAVQALAAKPAKVAGLLDRGLVKPGYKADLNVIDHAAVKLHVPTIIEDLPGGGRRLNQTADGFIATIVAGQVIAENGQPTDALPGRLVRGRQAEPA
- the kdsA gene encoding 3-deoxy-8-phosphooctulonate synthase, with translation MNASFPFAGRQIGLDHPIFLIAGPCVIESEAMALATAERLKAIGERLGVLIVYKSSFDKANRSAGSSFRGPGLDEGLRILAKVRAELEMPVLTDVHEPHQVKPVAEVVDMLQTPAFLARQTDLIEAVATCGKPVNVKKGQFMAPGDMKHVIAKGREAAATAGLPDPQLMVCDRGASFGYNNLVSDMRGLAIMRDTGCPVMFDATHSVQLPGGQGTTSGGQREFVPVLARAAVAVGIAGLFMETHPDPANAKSDGPNAVPLDEFETLVGGLVKLDSFVKGNLL